In one Gopherus evgoodei ecotype Sinaloan lineage chromosome 1, rGopEvg1_v1.p, whole genome shotgun sequence genomic region, the following are encoded:
- the LRRC23 gene encoding LOW QUALITY PROTEIN: leucine-rich repeat-containing protein 23 (The sequence of the model RefSeq protein was modified relative to this genomic sequence to represent the inferred CDS: deleted 2 bases in 1 codon; substituted 1 base at 1 genomic stop codon), with product MPHLVEISQDPLHAARSWVLSRTESLKMSDEEFEEEYSANEQEKEGEEGEEEKDPTEEEEEESLSPHLLTEEIMKGGLSLLCKTGNGLAHAYVKLEAKEKXGPTDISLLQNYIHLRYVDLSENKLRDLSPLGSLTHLLWLKVDGNSAESAPVPSRAALCHIASFATNRIRATEGIPIPRLGSLNLKGNEIQMISGLDPGKLTNLHTVELRGNKLETTTGLHLPKLKNLYLAQNFITHLEGLEELVQLTTLHLRDNRLVTLDGFSKSMKCLQYLNLRGNGILNLQEMAKLQVLPMLRALVLMDNPCSDESEYRMEALVLLPRLERLDKDFFEEDERAEAEETRQRRRDEEQETEESAQGEVTE from the exons ATGCCCCACCTGGTGGAGATTTCTCAGGACCCTTTGCATGCAGCGAGGTCATGGGTTCTCAGCAGGACTGAG TCTCTGAAGATGTCGGATGAGGAGTTTGAAGAGGAGTACAGTGCCAACGAACAagaaaaggagggagaggagggggaggaagagaaggatccaacagaggaggaggaggaggag AGCTTGTCTCCCCACCTTCTTACAGAGGAGATCATGAAGGGAGGCCTCTCCCTCTTGTGTAAAACAGGCAATGGCTTGGCTCATGCCTATGTGAAACTAGAGGCAAAGGAAAAGTGA GGACCGACAGATATCAGCCTTCTCCAGAACTACATTCACTTGCGTTATGTGGACTTGTCAGAGAACAAGCTGCGAGATCTGTCTCCTCTGGGCAGCCTCACTCACCTTCTGTGGCTGAAGGTGGATGGGAACTCGGCTGAATCAGCACCAGTTCCCTCCAGAGCTGCCTTA TGCCACATTGCCAGCTTCGCCACAAACCGCATCAGGGCCACGGAGGGTATACCCATCCCACGCCTGGGCAGCCTCAATCTTAAAG GGAATGAAATCCAGATGATATCGGGTCTGGATCCAGGGAAGCTGACAAACCTGCACACGGTGGAGCTGCGAGGAAACAAGCTAGAAACCACCACAGGGCTGCACCTGCCCAAGCTCAAGAACCTTTACCTG GCCCAAAACTTCATTACCCACCTTGAGGGCCTGGAGGAACTGGTGCAGCTTACGACCCTGCATCTGCGTGACAACAGGCTTGTGACTCTGGATGGCTTCTCTAAGAGCATGAAGTGTCTGCAGTACCTCAATCTGCG GGGGAACGGGATTCTGAACCTTCAGGAGATGGCAAAGCTGCAGGTTCTGCCCATGCTGCGGGCACTGGTGCTGATGGACAATCCCTGTTCTGATGAAAGTGAATACCGGATGGAGGCTCTGGTGCTGCTTCCCCGTCTTGAGCGTCTCGACAAGGATTTCTTTGAGGAAGATGAGCGGGCAGAGGCCGAGGAGACGCGGCAGCGACGCCGAGATGAGGAGCAG GAAACGGAGGAATCTGCCCAAGGGGAAGTGACTGAGTGA